The following are from one region of the Mannheimia granulomatis genome:
- the hflD gene encoding high frequency lysogenization protein HflD — protein sequence MTDYHDITLAYAGVCQAATLVQQFAHKGVADREVFEHSIRSLLVTQPESALSVFGDSISHLKIGLETALSQTSGGNGKLDAEIGRYWISLLALSQKLNKNPQAKQQLAQRLQQVERQLSLYEDNILADQMIANLAAIYSDVISPLGSKIHVVGLQDYLVRPDIQHKIRASLLAGIRAAILWQQVGGSRWQFLFSRKKIFNQAQQLYRQI from the coding sequence ATGACGGATTATCACGATATTACCCTTGCTTATGCCGGCGTATGCCAAGCAGCAACTTTAGTGCAACAGTTTGCTCATAAAGGTGTAGCAGATAGAGAGGTTTTTGAGCATTCCATTCGTAGCTTATTAGTTACCCAGCCTGAATCGGCATTAAGCGTATTTGGCGATTCAATTTCACATTTAAAAATCGGGCTTGAAACAGCATTATCACAAACAAGTGGTGGTAACGGGAAATTAGATGCGGAGATCGGTCGTTATTGGATAAGCCTGCTTGCATTAAGCCAAAAGCTAAATAAAAATCCACAAGCCAAGCAGCAATTAGCCCAGCGTTTACAACAAGTTGAACGTCAATTATCGTTGTATGAAGATAATATCTTAGCCGATCAAATGATTGCAAATTTGGCGGCTATTTATAGCGATGTGATTAGTCCGTTAGGGAGCAAAATTCATGTGGTGGGCTTACAAGATTATTTAGTTCGCCCGGATATTCAACATAAAATTCGCGCTTCTTTGCTTGCCGGTATTCGTGCTGCGATTTTATGGCAACAAGTGGGCGGTAGCCGGTGGCAATTTTTATTTTCTCGTAAGAAAATTTTTAATCAAGCACAGCAACTTTATCGTCAAATTTAA
- a CDS encoding DeoR/GlpR family transcriptional regulator, with translation MKQANRHKKIIDLVNQLGYVSTEELVTVLKVSPQTIRRDLNEMAENNLIRRHHGGAAAPSNTENSDYAHRKQFFSQEKNAIAQQVAKLIPNGASVFLDIGTTSEAVAFALRQHKNLKVVTNNLNAAHILMQNPDCQITVAGGSLRTDGGLIGEETVRFINQFRLDFGVLGISAVDLDGSMLDYDYHEVQVKRALMECSRQVVLVTDHSKFSRNAIVRLGNVKEVNYLFTDTWLPLELQNHLNQSDVIVKICNE, from the coding sequence ATGAAACAGGCAAATAGACATAAAAAAATAATTGACTTAGTAAACCAGCTTGGATATGTCAGCACGGAAGAATTAGTTACAGTGCTGAAAGTGAGCCCGCAAACCATTCGTCGAGATTTAAATGAAATGGCGGAAAATAATTTAATTCGCCGTCATCATGGTGGGGCTGCTGCACCTTCAAATACTGAAAACAGCGATTATGCTCACCGTAAACAGTTTTTTTCACAAGAAAAAAATGCTATTGCTCAGCAAGTGGCAAAACTCATTCCAAATGGGGCTTCCGTTTTTTTAGATATTGGCACTACATCGGAAGCGGTGGCTTTTGCCTTAAGACAACATAAAAATTTAAAAGTAGTCACCAACAACTTAAATGCAGCGCATATTTTAATGCAGAATCCGGATTGCCAAATTACGGTTGCAGGTGGTAGCTTAAGAACAGACGGTGGTTTGATCGGTGAAGAAACCGTGCGTTTTATTAATCAATTTAGATTGGATTTTGGAGTCTTAGGTATTAGTGCGGTAGATTTAGACGGCTCAATGTTAGATTACGATTATCACGAAGTGCAAGTTAAGCGAGCTTTAATGGAATGTTCCAGACAAGTGGTTTTAGTGACCGATCACTCAAAATTCAGTCGTAATGCTATTGTTCGTTTAGGAAATGTTAAAGAAGTAAATTATTTGTTTACAGATACTTGGTTACCGCTAGAATTACAAAACCACTTAAATCAATCGGATGTTATTGTCAAAATTTGTAATGAATAA
- the cydD gene encoding heme ABC transporter permease/ATP-binding protein CydD, translated as MEKQRQRELQKWLKSQQKVIKKYMHLNVLLGIISSLFMIGQMWLLATMLHKMIIDKQSPSTFLMEIGLLFLCFVGRALMIFLRERVGFKAGQVLRFHLRQQILAKMEAVGPMIIQQKPAGSWATLMLEQVENLHNFYSRYLPQQFLSLIVPLVILCFVFPINWAASVILFATMPLLPLFMILAGIKAVEANQRNIGILSRISGQFLDKLKGLETIRLFGQAEKQTEQIYQSTEDFRTSTMDVLKMAFLSSAVLEFFTAISVAVMAVYFGFIYLGELDFGYYGTGVSLFVGFFCLMMAPEFYQPMRELGVFYHDKAAAISAADSIESFLKEEVKTQTSSDLQKNLQNQPLVIQAADCVILSPQGKVLTRPLSFTLNAHQHIALVGQSGAGKSSLMNMLLGFLPYRGSVTINGTELRELNLSQWRAKLAWVGQNPQLIRGSLKENILLGNPNATETELANALHLSKADEFVERLGLEHQVQDSNIGISGGQAQRIAIARALLRPYQLLLLDEPTASLDMDSEQQVLAALHHLSRQQTTLMITHRVEDLTQCDEIWVMKQGQIIQQGTFAELEHTGFFAELLNNELVHQGEH; from the coding sequence ATGGAAAAACAACGCCAACGCGAGTTACAAAAATGGCTTAAAAGTCAGCAAAAAGTCATTAAAAAATATATGCACTTAAACGTGCTGTTAGGGATAATCAGCAGTTTATTCATGATCGGGCAAATGTGGCTGCTTGCAACAATGTTGCATAAAATGATAATAGACAAACAAAGTCCAAGCACCTTTTTAATGGAAATTGGGCTGCTATTTCTCTGTTTTGTCGGTAGAGCTTTGATGATTTTTCTGCGTGAGCGAGTGGGGTTTAAAGCCGGGCAAGTGCTGAGATTTCATCTTCGACAACAAATTTTAGCCAAAATGGAAGCCGTGGGGCCGATGATCATTCAACAAAAACCGGCAGGCAGTTGGGCAACTCTCATGCTTGAGCAGGTGGAAAATCTGCATAATTTCTATTCTCGTTATTTACCACAACAATTTTTATCGCTAATTGTACCGCTGGTTATTCTTTGTTTTGTCTTTCCGATTAACTGGGCGGCCAGCGTTATTTTATTTGCTACAATGCCACTACTACCGCTTTTTATGATCTTGGCAGGAATTAAAGCGGTGGAAGCTAACCAACGCAATATCGGTATTCTTTCTCGCATCAGCGGTCAGTTTTTAGATAAGCTTAAAGGTTTGGAAACTATTCGTTTGTTTGGTCAGGCAGAAAAGCAGACCGAGCAGATTTATCAAAGCACTGAAGATTTCCGTACCAGTACAATGGATGTGTTGAAAATGGCCTTTTTATCGTCTGCAGTATTAGAGTTTTTTACGGCGATTTCAGTGGCGGTAATGGCGGTTTATTTCGGTTTCATCTATTTGGGAGAGTTGGATTTTGGTTACTACGGTACGGGCGTGTCGCTGTTTGTCGGCTTTTTCTGCTTAATGATGGCACCGGAGTTTTATCAACCTATGCGTGAGCTTGGGGTTTTCTACCATGATAAAGCGGCTGCTATTAGTGCGGCAGACAGTATTGAAAGTTTTTTAAAAGAAGAGGTAAAAACGCAAACTTCCTCTGATTTGCAAAAAAACTTACAAAATCAACCGCTTGTTATTCAAGCAGCAGATTGTGTAATCCTTTCACCACAAGGTAAGGTGTTAACCCGGCCGCTTAGTTTCACCTTGAATGCTCATCAACATATTGCGTTGGTAGGACAAAGTGGTGCGGGCAAAAGTTCGTTGATGAATATGTTGCTCGGTTTCTTACCTTATCGAGGTTCAGTGACCATTAATGGCACAGAATTAAGAGAACTCAATTTAAGCCAATGGCGAGCTAAATTAGCGTGGGTGGGGCAGAATCCGCAATTAATACGAGGTTCTTTAAAAGAGAATATTTTGCTTGGTAATCCGAATGCGACTGAAACAGAATTAGCCAATGCTTTGCATTTATCCAAAGCAGATGAGTTTGTTGAGCGTTTAGGCTTAGAGCATCAAGTGCAAGATAGTAATATCGGCATTTCAGGCGGACAGGCGCAGCGTATTGCGATTGCTCGAGCCTTATTACGTCCTTATCAATTATTATTGTTAGATGAGCCAACTGCCAGCTTGGATATGGATTCAGAGCAACAAGTTTTAGCCGCATTACACCATTTAAGTCGTCAGCAAACGACTCTAATGATTACCCACCGTGTGGAAGATTTAACCCAATGCGATGAAATTTGGGTGATGAAGCAAGGGCAGATTATTCAACAAGGTACTTTTGCCGAATTAGAACACACCGGCTTTTTTGCAGAGCTGTTAAATAACGAATTAGTTCATCAGGGAGAACACTAA
- the cydC gene encoding heme ABC transporter ATP-binding protein/permease CydC, with protein sequence MKALFPFFSLYRTHFGRLLLGIVLAILSLAASIGLLSLSGWFLAASFLAGSAITFNFFYPSSGVRGLAIGRTASRYLERLVTHDATFRVLANLRVSVFKKLIPLSPSGLNRFRNSELLNRLVADVDTLDTLYLNLVSPFVSAVMIIAFMAFGLSFVSIKLMLIICGSLLFLLLVIPAVFYRLGMKLGRQAIQNRANYRSQFIEWVQLNAEFLLFGNLNQVSEKLQEIERKWLNAQSKESQLSGLSSGLLMLSNGILTCVVIYLVATAVNVPSAEYPEALIALVIFCVLASNEILAPIGIAFLHLGQLITAAERLNEITEQQPNVQFNGSAEWQNLEKNQPLVRFEQVDFRYLNGEQKVLNQLSFEVLKGQKVAILGKTGSGKSTIFQLLNRNYEATSGQIWLNNCKIENFSEPTLRSKLVTLSQRVHIFSQTLKDNLLMGNAAATEAQMIEVVEKVGLGYLLETEGLKLWLGEGGRPLSGGEQRRLGLARLLLSSAELVLLDEPTEGLDRETEQQILNLILTHCKDRTLLMITHRQSALEKFDVIYRIDNGRLLN encoded by the coding sequence ATGAAAGCACTTTTTCCATTTTTTTCTCTCTATCGTACCCATTTCGGGCGTTTGTTATTAGGGATCGTGCTTGCAATCTTAAGTCTGGCTGCCAGTATCGGTTTGCTCAGTTTATCGGGTTGGTTTTTAGCAGCTTCTTTTTTAGCCGGTTCTGCCATTACGTTTAACTTTTTCTATCCATCATCAGGGGTGAGAGGTTTAGCTATCGGGCGTACTGCGTCACGTTATCTTGAACGCTTGGTTACACATGATGCGACCTTCCGTGTGTTGGCAAATTTGAGGGTTAGTGTATTTAAGAAGCTGATCCCTCTTAGCCCAAGCGGTTTAAATCGTTTCAGAAACAGCGAGTTACTCAACCGTTTAGTGGCGGATGTGGACACCTTAGACACGCTTTATCTTAATTTGGTATCGCCTTTTGTCAGTGCAGTGATGATTATTGCCTTTATGGCATTTGGGCTGTCTTTTGTATCCATTAAGCTAATGCTGATTATTTGTGGCAGCCTATTATTCCTTTTATTGGTTATTCCTGCCGTTTTTTACCGATTAGGAATGAAATTAGGGCGACAGGCTATTCAAAATCGAGCAAATTATCGCAGCCAATTTATCGAATGGGTGCAGCTTAATGCCGAATTTCTCCTTTTCGGTAATTTAAATCAAGTCAGCGAGAAATTACAAGAAATCGAACGTAAATGGCTGAATGCACAAAGTAAAGAAAGTCAGCTTTCAGGTTTATCAAGCGGCTTGTTAATGCTTTCAAACGGTATTTTAACTTGTGTAGTCATTTATTTGGTTGCTACCGCAGTTAATGTGCCGAGTGCCGAATATCCGGAAGCTTTAATTGCTTTAGTGATTTTTTGTGTGTTGGCATCAAATGAAATCCTTGCTCCGATTGGCATTGCGTTTTTGCATTTAGGGCAGCTAATTACTGCAGCCGAACGTTTAAATGAAATTACTGAACAACAGCCGAACGTGCAATTTAATGGTTCAGCAGAATGGCAAAATTTAGAGAAAAATCAACCGCTTGTCCGTTTTGAACAGGTGGATTTTCGCTACCTAAATGGCGAGCAAAAGGTACTAAACCAACTTTCCTTTGAGGTGCTAAAAGGGCAAAAAGTGGCTATCTTAGGTAAAACGGGCAGCGGTAAATCCACTATTTTCCAGTTGTTAAATCGTAATTATGAGGCAACAAGCGGTCAAATTTGGTTAAATAATTGCAAAATTGAAAATTTTTCAGAACCGACTTTACGTTCAAAATTAGTTACGCTTAGTCAACGTGTCCATATTTTTAGCCAAACTTTAAAGGATAATTTATTGATGGGCAATGCAGCAGCAACTGAAGCTCAAATGATTGAAGTTGTAGAAAAAGTCGGTTTAGGCTATCTGCTTGAAACAGAGGGTTTAAAGCTTTGGCTTGGTGAAGGAGGCAGACCGCTTTCCGGTGGCGAACAACGCCGTTTAGGCTTAGCTCGGTTATTACTAAGTTCTGCTGAATTAGTGTTATTAGATGAACCGACTGAAGGGTTGGATCGGGAAACCGAACAGCAGATCTTAAATTTAATTCTTACGCATTGTAAAGATCGCACTTTATTGATGATCACCCACCGTCAAAGTGCATTAGAGAAATTTGATGTGATTTATCGAATAGATAACGGGCGATTGCTGAATTAA
- a CDS encoding translocation/assembly module TamB domain-containing protein, translating to MNEEKQQVMQNQNTILPEQASPTSDKNEVDKTSSKAPTWRWLRWGICVLLIVLLIPLLFLATGYGQRKALTLVDKFVEPLQIGMVEGSLQEGLTLTDTQFVIDGVNVQVGKADLHLGFNCLVHYEVCLNNLSVKDTSVVIDTTKLPPSQEKEDTKPFTELNLPLGISANNIQLDNIDVKVDETEIHLNHFHSALSGKGRSVTLHSTKLDGLNLLLALKLEEAEQKQAVDFDEKIAKSDDELPTTLTNAQEVADKVVKEAVEKTGEKVVEQFHELQGKTPEKVAQEPRNNIDWATIRAELEKPLLDKQVRFTLPLDLMVEQIEVKNVALAQKAKDEKGNNIEPISLLKVDSLDLKAQAKDQHLALQYLDFKSDQGDLTAKGELSLKDNYPLVWNLEGYEAKNAKVKLPFSHINADISGELYETTRLNVLTKGAINATVSGNVQLAEAKTPFDLSLKSESMRYPFAVQQGDDVLKLENIDIRLSGDLLQYDLVANLSAKGMGIPPSSALLKGNGELTHFNVQDLTLNTLGGKAQLQGAADWVDGVQWDANLALNDINTKSLLADWPAQLSGSLKSKGYAARGNLGSDWNVDISNIDLKGLLQQKNLKLTGDLNANNQQFLNVPALSLVYGENKIDVKGSLGEKSDFYADIKAPNLQGLVPNLKAGISGNVKLSGQVSQPNMDVDLVASNVSYDQFKLQHLTAKGKITTEKTIQGDVELGLRQFAYNDIKVESATVLAQGNEANHTLKLTSKGNPVGADLQISGKFDRLQQIWEGQLSQVAIQSKDFGKFQTDKAVNVKYDNKAINANVSAHCWHNPKINLCFPTAFNAGVEGKVPFELRNFNLAVLQEFLDKNSQISGIVNAKGDAAWFKNKQPEVNVDLTSNSIKFLQKMEGGKSFPLTVSPLKINLKMAENNLVLKSDLRMENNGRLSTDVVMKDLNKARTLSGNIHIDQLTLRLFRPLLNKGDSVDGNINARLTLGGTATSPLLHGHLNLTSLKARSTVMPFDITGGNLAMNFHGATSTLSGQIQSNQSQLQLKGDADWRNVNAWKTRVHAQANRFQVDIPNIAKVQISPDIQVTATPNLLTLSGNIDIPWARIEVEKLPENAVTVSGDEVIMDGSAKAKVPFNQRDIPAQTANGMMVNADIKINIGNDVKLKAYGLDSNLNGLLSVRQGKQGLGLYGQVNLGEGRFAAYGQDLLIRKGNIIFAGSPSQSSLDIEAIRNPEAMEDPTITAGVRVTGLADNPNVKVFSDPVMSQNEALSYILTGRSLESSGDASSSNAVAAALLSMSLSKSSKLVGDVGSTFGLKDLSVSTAGIGDNTKVEFSASLAPKFRVKYGVGIFAPLTELTLRYNLTPRLYLQWVSNINQAVDLMYRFEFDELF from the coding sequence ATGAACGAAGAAAAACAACAAGTAATGCAAAATCAAAATACGATACTGCCTGAACAGGCATCTCCTACATCGGATAAAAATGAAGTCGATAAAACCTCCTCAAAAGCTCCAACATGGCGTTGGTTACGTTGGGGGATTTGCGTATTGCTTATTGTGTTGTTAATTCCGCTTCTGTTTTTAGCTACAGGATATGGGCAGCGTAAAGCGCTTACGTTGGTAGATAAATTTGTTGAGCCATTACAAATTGGGATGGTAGAAGGTAGCCTGCAAGAGGGGCTGACATTAACCGATACTCAGTTTGTGATAGATGGTGTGAATGTACAGGTAGGTAAAGCTGATTTACATCTTGGTTTTAATTGCTTGGTGCATTATGAAGTCTGCCTGAATAATCTGAGTGTGAAAGATACTTCAGTGGTCATTGATACTACTAAATTACCCCCTTCTCAAGAAAAAGAGGATACAAAGCCCTTTACCGAGTTGAATTTGCCGCTTGGAATTTCTGCTAACAATATTCAGCTGGACAATATTGATGTGAAGGTGGATGAAACAGAAATTCACCTTAACCATTTTCACTCAGCTCTTTCCGGGAAAGGGCGTTCAGTTACGCTACATTCGACCAAATTAGACGGTTTAAATCTGTTGTTAGCTTTAAAATTAGAGGAAGCAGAACAGAAACAAGCGGTTGATTTTGATGAAAAAATAGCAAAATCGGACGATGAGTTACCGACAACACTAACCAATGCCCAAGAAGTAGCAGATAAGGTCGTAAAAGAAGCTGTAGAAAAAACAGGAGAAAAAGTTGTTGAGCAATTCCATGAATTGCAAGGTAAAACGCCGGAAAAAGTGGCTCAAGAACCACGCAACAATATTGACTGGGCAACTATTCGCGCCGAATTGGAAAAACCATTATTAGATAAACAAGTTCGCTTTACATTACCTTTAGATTTAATGGTTGAGCAAATTGAGGTAAAAAATGTAGCCCTTGCACAAAAAGCTAAGGATGAAAAAGGAAACAATATTGAGCCGATTTCTTTGTTAAAAGTAGATTCTTTAGATTTAAAAGCACAAGCAAAAGATCAACATCTTGCTTTGCAATACCTTGATTTTAAAAGCGATCAAGGTGATTTGACAGCAAAAGGGGAATTATCCTTAAAAGATAATTATCCATTGGTATGGAATCTAGAAGGGTATGAGGCAAAAAATGCAAAGGTGAAACTTCCGTTTAGCCATATTAACGCTGATATTTCCGGTGAATTATATGAAACAACAAGACTGAATGTTTTAACTAAAGGCGCAATTAACGCGACTGTTAGCGGTAATGTTCAATTAGCCGAAGCTAAAACACCTTTTGATCTTAGTTTAAAAAGTGAGTCAATGCGTTATCCTTTTGCAGTACAGCAAGGGGATGATGTGTTGAAGTTAGAGAATATTGATATTCGCTTAAGTGGTGATCTACTTCAATATGATTTGGTGGCAAATCTGAGCGCAAAAGGTATGGGGATACCGCCAAGTTCTGCGCTATTGAAAGGCAATGGAGAGCTGACACATTTTAATGTTCAAGATTTAACGCTAAATACATTAGGGGGTAAGGCTCAGTTACAAGGAGCTGCGGATTGGGTAGATGGTGTCCAATGGGATGCAAACCTTGCGTTAAATGACATTAATACTAAATCATTATTGGCTGATTGGCCTGCCCAGCTTTCCGGCTCACTTAAATCGAAAGGTTATGCAGCGCGAGGCAATTTAGGTTCAGACTGGAATGTAGATATCTCGAATATCGATTTAAAAGGATTGTTGCAGCAGAAAAATCTGAAATTAACCGGTGATCTTAATGCCAATAATCAGCAATTTTTAAATGTGCCGGCACTGTCTCTTGTGTATGGTGAAAATAAAATTGATGTTAAAGGGAGTTTAGGCGAAAAATCCGATTTCTATGCAGATATTAAAGCTCCGAATCTACAAGGACTAGTACCGAATTTAAAAGCCGGCATAAGTGGTAATGTTAAGTTATCGGGGCAAGTGTCTCAACCTAATATGGATGTAGACTTAGTTGCGTCTAATGTAAGTTATGATCAATTCAAATTACAGCATCTAACTGCCAAAGGTAAAATCACGACAGAAAAAACGATTCAAGGTGATGTTGAGTTAGGGCTACGCCAGTTTGCATATAATGATATTAAAGTAGAGAGTGCAACAGTATTGGCGCAGGGCAATGAAGCAAATCATACGTTAAAATTAACCTCAAAAGGGAATCCTGTTGGGGCTGATTTGCAAATTTCCGGAAAATTTGACCGCTTGCAACAGATTTGGGAAGGGCAATTAAGCCAAGTTGCGATTCAGTCTAAGGATTTTGGCAAATTCCAAACCGACAAAGCGGTAAATGTGAAATATGACAACAAGGCAATTAATGCGAATGTATCTGCTCACTGTTGGCATAATCCGAAAATTAATTTGTGTTTCCCGACTGCCTTTAATGCAGGTGTTGAAGGAAAAGTACCTTTTGAATTACGCAATTTTAATTTAGCCGTATTACAAGAGTTTTTGGATAAAAACAGCCAGATTTCTGGCATTGTGAATGCAAAAGGTGATGCTGCTTGGTTTAAGAACAAACAGCCTGAAGTTAATGTGGATCTCACATCCAATTCGATTAAGTTTCTACAAAAAATGGAAGGTGGTAAAAGTTTTCCGTTAACGGTTTCGCCATTGAAAATTAATTTAAAAATGGCAGAGAATAATTTAGTGCTGAAATCAGATTTACGAATGGAAAATAACGGTAGGTTATCGACCGATGTAGTGATGAAAGATTTAAATAAAGCAAGAACGTTGTCGGGCAATATTCATATTGATCAATTAACTCTAAGACTCTTTCGTCCTTTGTTAAATAAAGGTGATTCAGTTGATGGTAATATTAACGCTCGCCTAACTTTAGGCGGAACTGCAACTTCGCCATTATTGCACGGGCATCTGAATTTAACTTCGCTAAAAGCGCGTTCAACTGTGATGCCGTTTGATATTACCGGTGGAAATTTAGCGATGAATTTCCATGGTGCGACTTCAACACTAAGTGGGCAAATTCAATCAAACCAAAGCCAATTACAACTGAAGGGAGATGCTGATTGGCGGAATGTAAATGCTTGGAAAACAAGAGTCCATGCTCAGGCTAACCGCTTCCAGGTGGATATTCCAAATATAGCTAAAGTGCAGATAAGTCCGGATATTCAAGTAACGGCAACACCGAATTTGCTCACATTAAGCGGTAATATTGACATTCCATGGGCAAGAATTGAGGTGGAAAAGTTACCTGAAAATGCGGTTACAGTCAGCGGTGATGAAGTGATTATGGATGGTTCGGCTAAAGCGAAAGTGCCGTTTAATCAAAGGGATATTCCGGCTCAAACTGCAAACGGCATGATGGTCAATGCAGACATTAAAATCAATATTGGTAATGATGTGAAGTTAAAAGCCTATGGTTTGGATAGTAATCTAAATGGATTATTATCTGTCCGCCAAGGTAAGCAAGGCCTGGGGCTTTACGGGCAAGTGAATTTGGGTGAAGGGCGTTTTGCGGCGTATGGTCAAGATTTATTGATCCGAAAAGGCAATATTATTTTTGCCGGTTCGCCATCTCAGTCTTCACTTGATATTGAAGCGATCCGAAATCCGGAGGCGATGGAAGACCCAACGATTACCGCAGGTGTTAGGGTAACCGGGCTTGCGGATAACCCAAATGTGAAAGTCTTCTCTGATCCGGTTATGTCACAAAATGAGGCGCTTTCTTATATTTTAACCGGACGTTCGCTAGAAAGTAGTGGTGATGCCAGCTCAAGTAATGCGGTTGCTGCAGCATTATTAAGTATGAGTTTATCGAAAAGCAGTAAATTGGTGGGAGATGTTGGCAGTACCTTTGGTTTAAAAGATTTAAGTGTCAGCACCGCAGGCATTGGCGATAATACAAAAGTAGAGTTCAGCGCCAGTCTTGCTCCGAAGTTCCGCGTGAAATATGGCGTGGGGATTTTTGCTCCATTAACAGAATTAACTTTACGTTATAATTTAACACCAAGGCTTTATTTGCAATGGGTTTCAAATATTAACCAAGCGGTAGATCTAATGTATCGTTTTGAGTTTGATGAACTCTTCTAA
- the purB gene encoding adenylosuccinate lyase, giving the protein MELTALTALSPIDGRYQDKVASLRPIFSEFGLLKFRVTVEVRWLQKLASHAQIKEVPGFSEKANDYLNQIVANFSLEDANRIKTIERTTNHDVKAVEYFLKEKCDALPELQAVNEFIHFACTSEDINNTSHALMLKAAREEVLLPEWKKLIDAVVDLAKRYQHIPLLSRTHGQPASPTTIGKEMANVAYRLQRQYKQLENLEILAKINGAVGNYNAHLSAYPDVDWHTFSQEFVESLGVTWNPYTTQIEPHDYIAEFFDCVARFNTIIIDFDRDMWGYIALNHFKQRTIAGEIGSSTMPHKVNPIDFENSEGNLGLANAVMTHLGQKLPISRWQRDLTDSTVLRNLGVGLGYALIAYASTLKGISKLEVNEQHLLDELNQNWEVLAEPIQTVMRRYGIEKPYEKLKELTRGKRVDETAMREFIEKLALPETEKARLKEMTPATYIGYAVELVDQL; this is encoded by the coding sequence ATGGAACTGACTGCTTTAACAGCATTATCCCCAATTGATGGCCGCTACCAAGATAAAGTGGCGAGTCTTCGTCCGATTTTTAGTGAATTTGGTCTATTAAAATTCAGAGTGACGGTCGAAGTGCGTTGGTTACAGAAATTGGCATCTCACGCACAAATTAAGGAAGTTCCGGGTTTTTCTGAAAAAGCAAACGATTACTTAAATCAAATTGTGGCTAATTTCTCATTAGAAGATGCAAATCGTATCAAAACAATTGAGCGTACAACTAACCATGATGTAAAAGCCGTAGAGTATTTCTTAAAAGAAAAATGTGATGCTTTACCTGAGCTACAAGCGGTTAACGAATTTATTCATTTTGCTTGTACTTCAGAAGATATTAACAATACCTCCCATGCGTTAATGCTAAAAGCGGCTCGTGAAGAAGTGTTATTACCTGAATGGAAAAAACTGATCGATGCTGTGGTAGATTTAGCTAAACGCTATCAACATATTCCTTTACTTTCTCGTACTCACGGCCAGCCGGCCAGCCCGACAACGATCGGTAAAGAAATGGCAAACGTAGCTTATCGTTTACAACGTCAATATAAACAGTTAGAAAATTTAGAAATTTTGGCTAAAATCAATGGTGCGGTAGGGAACTACAATGCGCATTTATCCGCTTACCCTGATGTGGATTGGCATACTTTTAGTCAAGAGTTTGTGGAGTCATTAGGGGTAACATGGAACCCTTATACCACGCAAATTGAACCGCATGATTATATTGCGGAGTTCTTTGATTGTGTGGCACGTTTTAACACGATTATTATTGATTTTGACCGTGATATGTGGGGCTATATTGCGTTAAATCATTTTAAACAACGCACTATTGCAGGAGAAATTGGCTCTAGCACTATGCCGCATAAAGTAAACCCGATTGACTTTGAAAATTCAGAAGGCAATTTAGGCTTAGCGAATGCGGTGATGACACACTTAGGGCAAAAATTGCCAATTTCCCGCTGGCAGCGCGATTTAACCGACTCAACGGTATTACGTAATCTGGGTGTTGGTTTAGGGTATGCCTTAATTGCCTATGCTTCAACCTTAAAAGGTATCAGTAAGTTAGAGGTGAATGAGCAACATTTACTTGATGAATTAAATCAAAATTGGGAAGTATTGGCAGAGCCGATCCAAACGGTAATGCGTCGTTATGGTATTGAAAAACCATACGAGAAATTAAAAGAATTAACCCGTGGTAAACGTGTTGATGAAACGGCAATGCGTGAGTTTATTGAGAAGCTGGCTCTCCCTGAAACAGAGAAAGCTCGCTTGAAAGAGATGACTCCGGCGACCTATATCGGCTACGCTGTTGAATTGGTCGATCAATTGTAA